The following proteins come from a genomic window of Miscanthus floridulus cultivar M001 chromosome 2, ASM1932011v1, whole genome shotgun sequence:
- the LOC136539968 gene encoding pyruvate dehydrogenase (acetyl-transferring) kinase, mitochondrial-like: MASEPVARAVAEEVARWGAMRQTGVSLRHMMEFGERPTERTLLLAAQFLHKELPIRIARRALDLDSLPFGLSTKPAILKVRDWYVESFRDIRSFPEVRNQEAELAFTQMIKMIRVRHTNVVPAIALGVQQMKKDLGGPKAFPPGIHEIHQFLDRFYMSRIGIRMLIGQHVALHDPDPEPGVIGLINTKMSPMTVARIASEDARAICMREYGSSPDVDIYGDPGFTFPYVTPHLHLMIFELVKNSLRAVQERYMDSDKLAPPVRIIVADGAEDVTIKISDEGGGIPRSGLSRIFTYLYSTAENPPDLDGHNEGVTMAGYGYGIPISRLYARYFGGDLQIISMEGYGTDAYLHLSRLGDSEEPLP; this comes from the exons ATGGCGTCGGAGCCGGTggcgcgggcggtggcggaggaggtgGCGCGCTGGGGTGCGATGCGCCAGACCGGGGTCAGCCTGCGCCACATGATGGAGTTCGGGGAGCGCCCCACGGAGCGGACCCTCCTGCTCGCCGCGCAGTTCCTGCACAAGGAGCTCCCCATCCGCATCGCGCGACGGGCGCTCGACCTCGACTCGCTCCCCTTCGGCCTCTCCACCAAGCCCGCCATCCTCAAG GTGAGAGATTGGTATGTCGAGTCATTCCGTGACATCCGGTCCTTTCCAGAGGTCAGAAACCAGGAAGCTGAGCTCGCCTTCACCCAGATGATCAAAATGATCAGGGTGCGGCACACCAATGTGGTGCCCGCGATTGCATTGGGTGTGCAGCAGATGAAGAAGGACTTGGGCGGTCCAAAGGCGTTCCCCCCTGGAATCCATGAGATCCATCAGTTCCTTGATCGCTTCTACATGTCAAGGATTGGGATCCGGATGCTGATAG GGCAGCACGTCGCTTTGCATGACCCTGATCCAGAGCCTGGTGTGATAGGGCTTATAAACACAAAAATGTCACCCATGACAGTAGCTCGAATTGCTAGTGAAGATGCACGTGCTATTTGCATGCGGGAGTATGGATCATCTCCCGATGTCGACATATATGGTGATCCGGGTTTTACATTTCC ATATGTTACACCACATCTACATCTCATGATTTTCGAGCTGGTGAAGAATTCCTTGCGCGCGGTACAGGAACGGTATATGGATTCTGATAAGCTTGCACCTCCAGTTCGAATCATAGTTGCTGATGGAGCAGAGGACGTAACTATTAAG ATTAGTGATGAAGGTGGTGGAATACCAAGGAGTGGCCTCTCAAGAATTTTTACGTATCTCTATAGTACAGCAGAAAACCCTCCTGATCTGGATGGACATAATGAAGGAGTAACTATGGCTGGATATGGATATGGGATCCCTATTAGTCGTCTTTATGCTCGATATTTCGGTGGGGACTTGCAGATAATCTCTATGGAAGGATATG GAACTGATGCTTACCTCCACTTATCACGGCTGGGAGATTCGGAGGAACCCTTGCCTTAA
- the LOC136531858 gene encoding novel plant SNARE 13-like, with product MATDVPMTPELEQIDGEIHDIFRALQNGFQKMDKIKDSNRQAKQLEDLTVKMKECKRLIKEFDRILKDEESNNPPEINKQLNDRKQFMIKELNSYVTLRKTYQSSLGNNNKRVELFDMGAGSSEPAAEDNIQMASAMTNQQLIDAGRNQMDQTDQAIERSKMVVAQTVETGAQTAATLTAQTEQMKRIGNELDTVHFSLKKASQLVKEIGRQVATDKCIMAFLFLIVVGVIAIIVVKIVHPNNKNIRDIPGLAPPAQNYQIHNRRLLWAEAFIG from the exons ATGGCGACCGACGTGCCCATGACCCCGGAGCTCGAGCAGATCGACGGCGAGATCCACGACATCTTCCGCGCCCTCCA AAATGGATTCCAAAAGATGGATAAAATTAAAGATTCAAATAGGCAAGCAAAACAGTTGGAAGATCTTACTGTGAAAATGAAGGAGTGCAAGCG CTTGATCAAAGAGTTTGATCGCATTCTCAAAGACGAGGAGTCAAATAATCCACCTGAGATCAACAAGCAGCTAAATGACAGAAAACAGTTCATG ATCAAAGAGTTGAATTCCTATGTCACCTTGAGGAAAAC ATATCAAAGTAGCCTTGGTAACAACAATAAGAGGGTTGAGCTCTTCGATATGGGTGCTGGAAGTAGTGAGCCTGCTGCTGAGGACAATATTCAAATGGCATCAG CCATGACAAATCAACAACTCATTGATGCTGGAAGGAACCAAATGGACCAAACAGATCAAGCTATTGAACGTTCAAAAATG GTTGTAGCACAAACTGTTGAGACTGGAGCTCAAACTGCTGCTACATTAACAGCGCAA ACAGAGCAAATGAAGAGAATTGGTAATGAGCTAGATACTGTCCACTTTTCACTGAAGAAAGCTAGCCAACTAGTGAAAGAGATTGGTCGCCAG GTTGCGACTGACAAATGTATCATGGCATTCCTCTTTCTTATCGTTGTAGGTGTGATTGCTATCATTGTTGTTAAG ATCGTCCATCCGAATAACAAAAACATCCGAGACATTCCAGGACTGGCCCCACCTGCTCAAAACTACCAGATTCATAACAGGAGATTATTGTGGGCAGAAGCTTTCATAGGTTAG